A genomic segment from Candidatus Korarchaeum cryptofilum OPF8 encodes:
- a CDS encoding DNA-directed DNA polymerase has protein sequence MRKIYFHIEDTEDQLELWFSGGMSERVRFRPYFYILPEEEGNLSGFLEKERVRKKVMGVERDLVKVYFKDERSMKRAMKGLKNPMETGIPSWFKFILDSGLIPFSDPDNPSESYGIEDLKKLFFSGMIYSEDGFPVEGKSPIVAISYSVDDGPIEVISASDLDDSVIIREFVSVISKENPDVIVGYGQDADEFKHLMARSKNLGLRLSIGRDGSEPMETGKFFRGTIIVENRIRGRANLDLFSVAWRDFPQLPERTWYELADELGVGRPEVMMKFRVAEAWKLNRDNALDYMRKKLSTIIGIYSKIIDNQIALSKMSLIPIHKLLRSSVGEIVEAILLKESRSRDWIAFSSPQRPEESYEGGFVWIKSPGVYEGICYLDFASMYPSIMALHNLSFETVNPEEGFCEVEEVNVEGVRAKVCRDVEGLVPQLVRKLIEERSKIKESLANLKQDDPEYKRLDAAQRAIKVVTNAIYGYMGWESATFMNISAARLTSAYGRLYIKKVRGMLESKGLSVIYIDTDGIQFLGKECENVIDDINSGIPLRLDLRYKALRGIYLAKKKYAHLLEDGRIIAKGFEFVRRDYPKIVKEAQREVVEAILRGKESEIEKIVNKFRDKIIKGDIKREDLIIFETIGKEEERFERMTKGLRVSTWLKAEKGIEVHRGQVLRIIIIKGPGSVTDRARPAEFFDVSDADLDYYLSLFDQVIERTLSPLRVQESKKGGLEEWF, from the coding sequence ATGCGTAAAATATACTTTCACATAGAGGATACGGAGGATCAATTGGAGCTCTGGTTCTCAGGTGGGATGAGTGAGAGAGTGAGATTTAGGCCTTATTTCTATATTCTACCTGAAGAAGAGGGAAATCTGAGCGGTTTCTTGGAGAAGGAACGAGTGAGGAAGAAGGTGATGGGGGTAGAGAGGGATTTAGTGAAGGTCTATTTTAAGGACGAGAGATCTATGAAAAGGGCGATGAAAGGACTGAAAAACCCGATGGAGACGGGTATACCATCTTGGTTTAAGTTCATCTTGGACAGCGGATTGATACCGTTCAGCGATCCAGATAATCCGAGCGAGAGCTACGGTATTGAGGATCTGAAGAAACTCTTCTTCTCCGGGATGATATACAGCGAAGATGGATTTCCGGTCGAGGGGAAGAGCCCGATAGTCGCTATTTCTTACTCAGTGGATGATGGTCCAATCGAGGTGATATCGGCAAGCGATTTGGACGATTCCGTCATCATAAGGGAATTCGTCTCAGTGATAAGTAAGGAGAACCCGGATGTAATAGTAGGTTACGGCCAAGATGCGGATGAATTCAAGCATCTGATGGCCCGTTCTAAGAATCTAGGGCTTAGGCTCTCGATTGGAAGGGATGGATCCGAACCTATGGAGACGGGTAAGTTCTTCAGGGGAACCATAATAGTGGAGAACAGGATCAGAGGGAGGGCCAACCTAGATCTCTTCTCAGTGGCTTGGAGGGATTTTCCTCAACTTCCTGAGAGGACGTGGTACGAATTGGCTGATGAGCTCGGGGTCGGCAGGCCCGAAGTTATGATGAAGTTCAGGGTGGCCGAAGCTTGGAAGTTGAATAGGGACAATGCTCTAGACTATATGAGGAAGAAGTTAAGCACGATAATTGGAATATACTCGAAAATAATAGATAATCAAATCGCTTTATCCAAGATGTCGCTGATTCCTATTCACAAGCTGCTCAGGAGTTCTGTCGGAGAGATAGTAGAGGCAATACTCCTCAAGGAGTCGAGATCGAGGGATTGGATCGCTTTTTCATCACCTCAAAGGCCTGAGGAGAGCTATGAGGGAGGATTCGTTTGGATAAAATCTCCAGGGGTTTATGAGGGAATCTGTTATCTGGATTTCGCTAGCATGTATCCCTCTATAATGGCTCTGCACAATTTGAGCTTCGAGACCGTTAATCCTGAGGAGGGTTTCTGCGAGGTGGAGGAAGTGAATGTGGAGGGGGTGAGGGCTAAGGTATGCAGGGATGTGGAGGGCCTCGTCCCTCAGCTAGTGAGGAAATTGATAGAGGAAAGATCGAAGATTAAGGAAAGTCTCGCGAATTTGAAGCAGGATGATCCCGAATACAAGAGACTGGATGCGGCTCAGAGAGCAATAAAGGTAGTTACTAATGCGATCTATGGGTACATGGGATGGGAGAGTGCTACATTCATGAATATATCTGCAGCTAGACTGACATCGGCTTACGGAAGGCTCTACATAAAGAAGGTCAGGGGGATGCTGGAATCTAAGGGTTTAAGCGTGATTTACATAGATACAGATGGTATTCAGTTTCTCGGGAAGGAGTGCGAGAACGTAATCGATGATATAAATTCGGGGATACCCCTCAGGCTAGATCTACGTTATAAGGCATTGAGAGGAATTTACCTAGCGAAGAAAAAATATGCACATTTGCTTGAGGATGGAAGGATTATTGCCAAGGGATTCGAGTTCGTAAGGAGAGATTATCCCAAGATAGTCAAAGAGGCTCAGAGGGAGGTCGTTGAGGCTATCCTCAGGGGGAAGGAGAGCGAAATCGAAAAAATAGTCAACAAATTCAGGGATAAAATAATAAAAGGAGATATTAAGAGGGAGGATTTAATAATATTTGAGACCATTGGGAAGGAAGAGGAAAGATTCGAGAGAATGACGAAGGGCCTCAGGGTCTCGACATGGCTCAAAGCGGAGAAGGGGATAGAGGTCCATAGGGGTCAGGTACTTAGGATAATAATAATTAAAGGACCTGGAAGCGTGACAGATAGAGCAAGACCTGCAGAATTCTTTGATGTAAGTGACGCGGATCTGGATTACTACTTGAGCCTGTTCGATCAGGTTATCGAGAGAACTCTCTCCCCCTTGAGGGTTCAGGAAAGTAAGAAGGGTGGGTTAGAGGAATGGTTCTGA
- the thiI gene encoding tRNA uracil 4-sulfurtransferase ThiI — MREFNALIIRYSEIGLKSSSIRSYMERALQRNLEETYRNEGVNFLKVIKRAARLIAYTKDPKVREVTKLVLGISSYSPSLETDADLNSIANAAELVAGWGEGSFAIRVQRVTKEFPMTSLDLAKEIGAKVKESTGRSVNLDHPDQEIHIELIGGYAYVSDEKIRGYGGLPVGTQGKVLALISGGIDSPVAAWLLMRRGAQIIPLHFRKSSAEEETFIKIVNVLRRYSYGVKMEPMILEHGEFLSEISREAREWTCLLCKRRMLLTANRIAKEIGAHGIVTGDSLGQVASQTLANLEVESRCLEKPVFRPLIGMDKEDIVKIAKEIGTYDISISYKESCPFAPKRPKTLANWRNFLKVAEKIGRKEIISGCNGA, encoded by the coding sequence ATGAGGGAGTTCAATGCACTGATAATTAGATACTCGGAGATCGGTCTTAAGAGCTCAAGCATCAGATCGTACATGGAGAGAGCCCTTCAGAGGAACTTGGAGGAAACTTACAGGAATGAGGGTGTTAACTTCTTAAAGGTAATTAAGAGAGCTGCCAGATTGATAGCTTACACTAAAGATCCTAAGGTCAGGGAGGTCACAAAATTAGTCCTTGGAATCAGCTCTTATAGCCCTTCTCTGGAGACGGATGCTGATCTCAATTCCATTGCTAACGCTGCCGAGTTAGTAGCCGGATGGGGAGAGGGGAGCTTCGCGATAAGGGTACAGAGGGTGACGAAGGAATTTCCAATGACCTCACTAGATTTAGCTAAGGAGATAGGGGCTAAGGTAAAAGAGAGCACAGGTAGAAGTGTGAATTTGGATCATCCGGATCAGGAGATACATATAGAGTTAATAGGGGGCTACGCTTATGTCTCAGATGAGAAGATCAGGGGATATGGGGGACTTCCTGTAGGTACTCAGGGAAAGGTATTGGCGCTCATATCAGGAGGTATCGATAGCCCGGTTGCCGCTTGGCTCCTCATGAGGAGAGGTGCTCAGATAATACCCTTACATTTCAGGAAGAGCTCCGCTGAGGAGGAGACCTTCATTAAGATAGTCAACGTCCTGAGGAGGTATTCCTACGGGGTGAAGATGGAACCTATGATCCTTGAGCATGGGGAGTTCCTCTCTGAAATATCGAGGGAAGCGAGGGAGTGGACCTGCCTCTTATGCAAGAGGAGGATGCTATTAACAGCTAATAGGATAGCTAAGGAGATCGGAGCTCATGGAATCGTAACAGGGGATTCCCTCGGGCAGGTCGCATCGCAAACTCTAGCTAACCTCGAAGTAGAGAGCAGATGCCTCGAGAAGCCCGTCTTCAGACCCCTGATAGGGATGGATAAAGAGGATATCGTTAAGATAGCTAAGGAGATCGGGACATATGATATCTCGATAAGCTACAAGGAGAGCTGTCCTTTTGCACCTAAGAGACCGAAGACCCTAGCCAATTGGAGGAATTTCTTAAAAGTAGCTGAGAAAATCGGCCGAAAGGAAATTATAAGTGGATGTAATGGGGCTTAG
- the ileS gene encoding isoleucine--tRNA ligase encodes MPKLRRLGRNFDPKSYEQEILRYWDERKVYEKLRESRIGAKKFHFLDGPPYPSSDTPHPGTVWNKVVKDAVVRFKRGEGYFVLDKPGWDTHGLPIEVMTERALGFSSKKDIETFGIAKFVEQCRELAARNIESMTRHFKEFGVSLDWSSPYVTYEREYIESAWWGIKRIWENGMLYQGERPVHWCPRCETVLSDYEVSESYKELMDPSIYVKFKLVDRPEYILIWTTTPWTLPGNVAVMVHPDEKYVKVRTDSGVLILAEKRLEHVMREAGIKSYEVIEEFQGRSLEGLKYEHPLEDVVDVQRGLREYHMIILSSEYVTMEEGSGCVHSAPGHGKEDFEVCSRYGLPVKSPVDERGLFTAEAGKYAGLNVREANNLIIRDLEERGALVAKGTVVHKYPVCWRCDTPLIIRATKQWFIRISDIREKLLSESDKVKWVPRWGGERRFRDWLLGVEDWIISRQRYWGIPIPIWTCDKCGKIEVIGSSRELEAKSGVKLEDLHRPWVDEVSIKCDSCGGTMRRIPDIMDVWYDSGISFFASLGYPYKTDSLNEIFPVDFITEGHDQVRGWFFSLLRMGVLLFGRAPYRSVLMHGFMLDEKGREMHKRLGNYVPPQEIVKRFGRDCFRAFVLTKVPWQDLRFSWKGMEEVSRKLNIIWNVYVFATTYIGDRDIKDLDPSDVRDPINKWLISRLNTTMKNFREAMEEYNLHVASNEIINFLVEDVSHLYLRVSRKKIRSKDEATSSEWISVLYYVLRNAIPYLSVVTPFLAEKIYLDAFMMNGDPESVNFLTLPEPNLLMIDEELESLMDIVRGIISSSGQARSSVGLKRRQPLRRMVISSEDPLVKKAVENFSEVIMMEANLREVEFGDPPKDGKWVEGSFNGGKIYLSLEIGEEELLEGLSRELIRRIQLMRKELGLTLGVERIEVYIQGDEEIRKAVDSFYDDITWNSDADLIQIVSGPEEVSEFSLGKEWEIDGRRVVIWVRKI; translated from the coding sequence ATGCCCAAGCTGAGGAGACTGGGAAGGAACTTCGATCCTAAAAGCTATGAACAGGAAATTTTGAGATACTGGGATGAGAGAAAGGTTTATGAAAAGTTGAGGGAATCTAGAATCGGTGCAAAGAAATTCCATTTTCTTGATGGGCCGCCGTATCCATCGTCAGATACCCCCCATCCCGGTACCGTCTGGAATAAGGTAGTGAAGGATGCCGTAGTGAGGTTCAAGAGAGGAGAAGGCTACTTCGTTCTCGATAAGCCTGGCTGGGATACGCATGGACTACCGATAGAGGTCATGACAGAGAGGGCTCTGGGCTTCTCATCAAAGAAAGACATAGAAACATTCGGTATAGCGAAGTTCGTGGAGCAGTGCAGGGAGCTGGCGGCGAGGAATATAGAGTCCATGACACGGCACTTCAAGGAATTCGGAGTATCGCTGGATTGGAGCTCCCCCTATGTAACATACGAGAGGGAGTACATCGAAAGCGCATGGTGGGGGATAAAGAGGATATGGGAGAATGGAATGCTTTATCAAGGGGAGAGGCCTGTCCACTGGTGCCCCAGATGTGAGACGGTCCTCTCCGATTACGAAGTCAGTGAAAGTTACAAGGAGTTGATGGATCCATCTATATATGTGAAGTTTAAGCTAGTTGACAGACCTGAATACATTTTAATCTGGACCACTACTCCTTGGACACTTCCCGGAAACGTAGCGGTGATGGTACACCCAGATGAGAAATATGTGAAAGTTAGAACGGATTCCGGAGTTCTCATACTGGCTGAGAAGAGGCTAGAGCATGTTATGAGGGAAGCAGGTATTAAGAGCTATGAGGTTATAGAAGAATTTCAGGGGAGATCCCTAGAGGGCCTGAAATATGAACATCCTCTTGAGGATGTAGTCGATGTTCAGAGGGGGCTGAGAGAATATCATATGATAATCCTGAGCTCCGAATACGTGACGATGGAGGAGGGAAGCGGGTGCGTTCACTCGGCCCCGGGACATGGTAAGGAAGATTTCGAGGTTTGCTCAAGATATGGGCTTCCAGTGAAGAGCCCAGTGGATGAGAGAGGCTTATTCACGGCTGAAGCCGGGAAGTATGCTGGTCTTAACGTTAGGGAAGCTAATAACTTGATAATAAGGGATCTGGAGGAGAGGGGCGCTTTAGTAGCTAAAGGTACTGTAGTTCATAAGTATCCAGTATGCTGGAGGTGCGACACTCCCCTAATAATAAGAGCGACGAAGCAATGGTTCATAAGGATATCTGATATAAGGGAAAAGCTTCTTAGCGAGAGCGATAAGGTGAAATGGGTCCCCAGATGGGGAGGGGAGAGAAGGTTCAGGGACTGGCTGTTAGGCGTCGAGGATTGGATAATATCAAGGCAGAGGTACTGGGGAATACCCATACCCATATGGACCTGCGATAAATGCGGTAAGATCGAGGTAATAGGATCCTCAAGGGAGCTGGAAGCTAAATCTGGCGTCAAATTGGAAGATTTGCATAGGCCTTGGGTAGATGAAGTCTCAATTAAATGCGACTCCTGTGGAGGCACTATGAGGAGGATTCCCGATATAATGGACGTCTGGTATGATTCAGGGATCTCATTCTTCGCGAGCTTAGGATATCCTTATAAAACTGATTCATTGAACGAGATATTCCCGGTGGACTTCATAACCGAGGGACACGATCAAGTGAGGGGGTGGTTCTTCTCACTCCTCAGGATGGGTGTCCTCCTCTTCGGAAGGGCACCTTACAGGTCTGTCCTCATGCACGGCTTCATGCTCGATGAGAAAGGGAGGGAGATGCATAAGAGACTTGGGAATTACGTCCCGCCCCAAGAGATAGTTAAGAGGTTCGGAAGGGATTGCTTCAGGGCCTTCGTATTGACTAAGGTACCATGGCAGGATCTTAGGTTCTCCTGGAAGGGAATGGAGGAAGTTTCTAGGAAGTTGAACATAATATGGAATGTCTATGTTTTCGCCACGACGTATATAGGGGATAGAGATATCAAGGACCTAGATCCGAGCGATGTGAGAGATCCAATAAATAAATGGCTCATTTCCAGGCTTAACACTACGATGAAAAACTTCAGGGAAGCTATGGAGGAATACAATCTCCATGTCGCGAGCAATGAGATCATAAACTTCCTCGTGGAGGATGTGAGTCATCTATATCTCAGGGTCTCCAGGAAGAAGATAAGATCTAAGGACGAAGCCACTTCCTCGGAGTGGATAAGTGTCCTCTATTATGTGCTGAGAAATGCTATTCCCTACTTATCTGTAGTGACTCCCTTCCTTGCTGAGAAGATCTATCTGGATGCTTTCATGATGAATGGTGACCCTGAGAGCGTGAACTTCCTAACATTGCCGGAGCCGAATCTCCTCATGATAGATGAGGAGCTCGAATCCCTGATGGACATCGTCAGGGGGATAATAAGCTCTTCAGGACAAGCAAGATCAAGCGTGGGGCTTAAGAGGAGGCAGCCACTCAGGAGGATGGTGATATCCTCGGAGGATCCTCTAGTAAAGAAGGCAGTAGAGAACTTCTCCGAGGTCATAATGATGGAGGCTAATTTGAGGGAAGTGGAGTTCGGAGACCCACCTAAGGATGGGAAGTGGGTAGAGGGAAGCTTCAATGGAGGGAAGATATACCTCTCCCTAGAGATAGGAGAAGAGGAACTCTTGGAAGGTCTCTCTAGGGAGCTCATCAGGAGAATACAGCTCATGAGGAAGGAATTAGGACTCACTCTGGGCGTTGAGAGGATAGAGGTTTATATACAGGGGGATGAGGAGATAAGAAAGGCTGTTGATAGTTTCTACGATGATATAACTTGGAACTCCGATGCGGATCTCATACAGATAGTGAGTGGCCCGGAGGAGGTTTCCGAGTTCTCTCTGGGCAAGGAATGGGAGATAGATGGTAGAAGGGTGGTAATATGGGTGAGGAAGATCTAG
- the aspS gene encoding aspartate--tRNA(Asn) ligase, whose product MGEEDLVRVHGWVSEVRNLGKVRFIVIRNWNERIQITLKRGMVEDSLFDLTENLTQESVIEVVGKEVKEKIAVGADREVIPERIIVHSLANPQLPLDPNWKVPAQVPTRFDNRPLDLRRPEIQAIFKIESSLLDGMEDWLRRNGFIRVFTPALIGAASESGAEVFKVLYFDKEAYLRQDPQLHRQLTILGGFERIYDLGTNWRAELSRTPRHLSEFRSLAVELAFIENEQDTMRVEEQIIREGIKRVVEERSKELELLNVDLDVPKVPFPELRFPKIYEILEEYGKIIEYGEDYDTESERLLWQYVRENYESDFFFVNRFPFKVKPFYVMKEDDTWARSVDLLYKGLELSSGGQREHRYDVLISQIREKGLDPRSLEWFTKFFAYGAPPHGGFAIGIERLLMKMLELSSVKEASLFPRDPDRILP is encoded by the coding sequence ATGGGTGAGGAAGATCTAGTGAGAGTTCATGGATGGGTAAGTGAGGTCAGAAACCTCGGAAAAGTGAGATTCATAGTTATAAGGAACTGGAATGAGAGGATTCAGATAACGCTGAAGAGAGGCATGGTTGAGGATAGCCTTTTCGATCTCACCGAAAATCTAACTCAAGAATCTGTGATAGAGGTCGTAGGGAAGGAGGTAAAGGAGAAGATAGCTGTCGGGGCGGATAGAGAGGTAATACCAGAGAGGATAATTGTGCACTCGCTCGCTAACCCTCAGCTACCGCTGGATCCCAACTGGAAGGTACCGGCCCAAGTCCCGACTAGATTCGATAATAGGCCATTGGACTTGAGGAGACCTGAAATCCAGGCGATATTCAAGATAGAGTCTTCCTTACTCGATGGGATGGAGGATTGGCTCAGAAGGAATGGTTTCATAAGGGTATTCACTCCAGCGCTCATAGGGGCGGCTAGTGAGAGCGGGGCCGAGGTATTTAAGGTCCTCTACTTCGATAAGGAGGCTTATCTAAGGCAAGACCCACAACTTCACAGACAATTAACGATCTTAGGAGGTTTTGAGAGAATTTATGACCTTGGAACAAACTGGAGAGCTGAATTAAGTAGAACCCCGAGGCATTTAAGTGAATTCAGATCTTTGGCGGTAGAATTGGCCTTCATAGAGAATGAACAGGATACCATGAGGGTAGAGGAGCAGATCATAAGGGAAGGAATTAAGAGAGTTGTCGAGGAGAGGTCTAAGGAACTGGAGCTCCTCAATGTGGATCTGGACGTCCCTAAGGTACCGTTTCCCGAGCTAAGGTTTCCAAAAATTTATGAAATTCTCGAAGAGTATGGGAAAATAATTGAATACGGAGAGGATTATGATACTGAAAGTGAGAGACTTCTTTGGCAATATGTGAGAGAAAATTATGAATCTGACTTCTTCTTCGTCAATCGCTTCCCCTTCAAGGTGAAGCCGTTCTACGTGATGAAAGAGGATGATACTTGGGCTAGAAGCGTGGATCTTCTTTATAAAGGGTTGGAACTGAGCTCCGGGGGTCAGAGAGAGCACAGATATGACGTCTTGATATCTCAGATAAGGGAAAAGGGTTTAGATCCTAGGAGCCTTGAATGGTTCACTAAGTTCTTCGCTTACGGGGCTCCACCACATGGTGGATTCGCGATAGGTATAGAGAGACTCCTAATGAAGATGCTGGAGCTGAGCAGCGTCAAGGAGGCCTCGCTGTTTCCCAGGGATCCAGATAGGATTCTGCCTTAA
- a CDS encoding single-stranded-DNA-specific exonuclease RecJ, giving the protein MEVEGWTKRAAITLEESLKNSERVAIILPPTPDGIASSVILSELCSQLGVDSEFVVSLPETLLDAIERLIGKFDHLIFLELPPHGPGPISVAKELFKGLIAIDHGSSDLPRDILRVGFDYGGICTSLLLYMISSQIERDNEYLSWVAVSGFRNKCTSKICESVKERSQLYWPDLIEEASVDLIQRMLSAASFEGEEWIMLAISSLQESAEDPWWFIRGSSVTASVLRSKVPEVEAKVRESLSEPFLLDGSVGIWEVDEPHQRFVLSIEARRFVDAAMTFFYDPPLGLVYISAPQDIDLHSEAIELLKGEPEWSAFGGKGFLSMIVDSERLISVLMSFKDRLNGILGRA; this is encoded by the coding sequence TTGGAAGTAGAGGGCTGGACTAAGAGAGCAGCTATCACTCTAGAGGAGTCCCTTAAGAACAGTGAGAGAGTCGCGATAATATTACCACCAACGCCCGATGGGATAGCTTCCTCCGTTATACTCTCCGAATTATGTTCTCAGCTCGGTGTTGACTCCGAATTTGTTGTCTCCCTTCCAGAGACACTCCTAGATGCAATCGAGCGCTTAATAGGGAAGTTCGATCATTTGATCTTTTTGGAGCTCCCGCCTCATGGTCCCGGGCCTATCTCCGTCGCTAAGGAGCTATTCAAGGGATTAATTGCTATTGATCATGGATCTTCGGATCTACCGCGGGATATCCTCAGAGTGGGATTCGACTATGGGGGTATCTGCACTAGCCTCTTGCTCTACATGATCTCCTCACAGATCGAGAGGGATAATGAGTACCTCTCATGGGTAGCGGTATCCGGCTTCAGAAATAAGTGCACCTCTAAGATATGCGAATCTGTAAAAGAGAGATCCCAGCTTTACTGGCCTGACCTAATTGAAGAGGCAAGTGTGGACCTCATCCAAAGGATGTTATCAGCGGCATCCTTCGAGGGGGAGGAATGGATAATGTTAGCTATCTCCTCCCTCCAGGAGTCAGCGGAAGATCCTTGGTGGTTCATAAGAGGTAGCTCTGTAACTGCGAGCGTATTGAGATCTAAGGTGCCTGAAGTCGAGGCTAAGGTCAGAGAATCCTTAAGTGAGCCATTCCTCCTCGATGGTTCAGTCGGCATCTGGGAAGTCGATGAGCCTCATCAAAGATTTGTGCTCTCAATAGAGGCCAGGAGGTTCGTAGATGCTGCAATGACATTCTTTTACGATCCCCCGCTTGGCCTCGTTTATATCTCAGCCCCGCAAGATATCGACCTACACTCCGAGGCCATTGAATTACTCAAGGGGGAGCCGGAATGGTCGGCTTTCGGGGGGAAGGGTTTCCTATCGATGATAGTAGACTCTGAAAGGTTGATTTCTGTGCTCATGAGCTTCAAGGATAGGTTAAATGGTATATTGGGAAGGGCCTGA
- a CDS encoding NifB/NifX family molybdenum-iron cluster-binding protein, with amino-acid sequence MPIRVAVATDDGKSLYDKLFHSAKFFAIYDILGKSPTKVEMRVNTRRESKSAASVLEILRDCEVLIAKRFDSKLKELVEARGIITVETTKDDVESAVLEVAENISRLSE; translated from the coding sequence TTGCCGATTAGGGTGGCCGTCGCCACGGATGATGGTAAGAGCTTATATGATAAGCTCTTCCATAGTGCAAAATTCTTCGCAATATATGACATTTTAGGGAAGAGTCCTACTAAGGTAGAGATGAGAGTCAACACAAGGAGAGAGAGTAAGAGCGCTGCCTCCGTCCTCGAGATATTGAGGGATTGCGAGGTCCTCATCGCCAAGAGATTCGACTCAAAACTGAAGGAACTAGTGGAGGCTAGAGGAATAATAACGGTTGAAACTACCAAGGATGACGTTGAATCTGCTGTACTCGAGGTCGCGGAGAACATATCAAGGCTAAGCGAATGA
- a CDS encoding tRNA(His) guanylyltransferase Thg1 family protein, translating to MNASIRSVDWKEREIFSGLRVPSDAPVMVRIDGWRFHKVADELGLERPFDRRLIEALIQAPLSLMRMGFPLALSFAFSDEISFLIYPPIPWSGRVEKLISVIPSHSSAIVSMFLNYPVCFDARIIILRDLDEILGYLSWRQSEAWRNALNSYALFALERSGMNREDAVKELRNRKADSLHDIIFTKLGINIATVPSWQRRGVIVRKRYEEKHCESGKVVRRVPEVDWDIPLFSTPEGRDYLLEALRALE from the coding sequence ATGAACGCATCCATTAGGAGCGTTGATTGGAAGGAGAGGGAGATCTTCTCGGGATTGAGGGTCCCCTCAGATGCTCCAGTGATGGTGAGGATAGATGGCTGGAGGTTTCACAAGGTAGCGGATGAGCTCGGATTAGAGAGGCCATTCGATCGTAGATTAATAGAAGCGCTTATTCAGGCCCCTCTCTCTTTGATGAGGATGGGATTCCCTTTAGCATTATCCTTCGCTTTCTCTGATGAGATCTCATTCCTCATATATCCCCCGATCCCATGGAGCGGGAGGGTTGAGAAACTTATAAGTGTGATTCCTTCACATTCTTCGGCTATTGTTTCAATGTTTTTAAACTATCCAGTGTGCTTTGATGCTAGAATAATCATCTTGAGGGATTTAGATGAGATCCTCGGCTACCTTAGCTGGAGGCAATCCGAGGCGTGGAGGAATGCCCTCAATTCTTACGCACTATTCGCCCTAGAGAGGTCTGGGATGAATAGAGAGGACGCTGTCAAGGAACTGAGGAATAGGAAAGCTGATAGTCTGCATGATATCATCTTCACTAAATTGGGGATAAACATCGCTACAGTACCCTCCTGGCAGAGGAGGGGAGTGATCGTCCGGAAGAGATACGAGGAAAAACATTGTGAATCGGGAAAGGTTGTTAGAAGAGTTCCTGAAGTCGATTGGGATATCCCCCTATTTTCGACACCCGAGGGGAGGGATTACTTACTGGAAGCCCTCAGGGCACTCGAGTGA
- a CDS encoding metallophosphoesterase has product MLIGVISDSHDDIESIERALEIFQRIGVDEVIHLGDLISPFALVPILNSGIPFRILRGNNDSEVLVALMVSEGGIYHPSPVELEINGKKLLIFHGFGEKDLTKFVAISLARSGRFDFVLYGHTHEVHVEEVNGTFVVNPGEACGKLTGRRTVATIDTEEKKIEIFDL; this is encoded by the coding sequence ATGCTCATAGGTGTGATTTCAGACTCTCACGATGATATAGAGTCCATTGAGAGAGCTCTGGAGATCTTTCAGAGAATAGGTGTTGATGAGGTGATCCATCTGGGCGATCTTATCTCACCATTTGCGTTAGTCCCAATTCTAAACTCGGGAATACCGTTCAGGATCCTCAGGGGTAACAACGATTCGGAAGTGCTGGTGGCGCTCATGGTCAGCGAGGGAGGTATCTATCATCCCAGCCCGGTTGAGCTCGAAATCAATGGAAAGAAATTACTGATTTTCCACGGATTCGGAGAAAAAGATCTGACGAAATTTGTCGCGATATCGCTAGCTAGAAGCGGGAGATTCGATTTCGTACTTTATGGACATACTCACGAGGTCCATGTGGAGGAAGTGAACGGGACCTTCGTCGTGAACCCCGGAGAGGCCTGCGGTAAGCTAACTGGGAGAAGAACTGTTGCTACTATAGACACTGAAGAGAAAAAAATTGAGATATTTGACTTATAG